One Canis lupus familiaris isolate Mischka breed German Shepherd chromosome 20, alternate assembly UU_Cfam_GSD_1.0, whole genome shotgun sequence genomic region harbors:
- the OR1AB3 gene encoding olfactory receptor family 1 subfamily AB member 3, with protein MEDANLTSVTEFLLLGLSENPKQQQLLFIIFLTMYLVTGLGNLLIILAIATDPRLHTPMYFFLANLAFVDICFTSTTIPKMLANHVSGHKGIPYAGCLTQMFFFIWFAGIDSFLLAAMAYDRYVAICHPLHYTTSVTPQLCGFLVAASWTAAFGNALTHTVLLTRLSFCTHNRVPHFFCDLSPLLKLACSDIFLNNAMVYTLGALPTIIPFVGILVSYTCIFATVLRIPSTRGKQKAFSTCGSHLSVVSLFYGTLIGVYFSPMSSHTAQKDTAAAVMYTVVTPMLNPFIYSLRNSDMKGALGALINRKPVFSQ; from the coding sequence ATGGAAGACGCAAATCTCACGTCAGTCACTGAGTTCCTGCTCCTGGGCCTTTCAGAGAACCCCAAGCAACAGCAGCTGCTGTTCATAATCTTCCTGACTATGTACCTGGTCACAGGGCTGGGAAACCTGCTCATCATCCTGGCTATTGCCACTGACCCCCGACTCCACacgcccatgtacttcttcctggcTAACTTGGCCTTTGTGGACATTTGCTTCACCTCCACCACCATTCCCAAGATGCTAGCCAACCACGTATCAGGACACAAAGGGATCCCTTATGCGGGCTGCCTGACCCAGATGTTCTTCTTCATCTGGTTTGCTGGCATCGATAGCTTCCTGCTGGCTgccatggcctatgaccgctatgtggccatctgtcacCCTCTGCACTACACCACATCTGTAACGCCACAGCTCTGTGGATTCCTGGTGGCTGCATCCTGGACTGCAGCCTTCGGGAATGCCCTAACCCACACTGTATTACTGACTCGCCTCTCATTCTGCACCCACAACCGGGTTCCCCATTTCTTTTGTGACCTCAGCCCTCTGCTGAAGTTGGCCTGCTCTGACATCTTTCTCAATAATGCAATGGTATATACCTTGGGCGCCCTACCGACCATCATACCCTTTGTGGGCATCTTGGTCTCTTACACATGCATCTTTGCTACGGTGCTGAGGATCCCTTCCACCAGAGGCAAGCAGAAAGCTTTCTCCACCTGTGGCTCTCATCTGTCGGTGGTGTCCCTATTCTACGGGACACTCATTGGGGTTTATTTCAGCCCAATGTCCTCCCACACGGCCCAGAAGGACACAGCCGCTGCGGTGATGTACACCGTGGTCACTCCCATGCTGAACCCCTTCATCTACAGCCTACGCAACAGTGACATGAAGGGGGCTTTGGGGGCCCTCATCAATAGGAAGCCAGTTTTTAGTCAGTGA
- the OR1AB2 gene encoding olfactory receptor family 1 subfamily AB member 2, protein MAMEDANLTSVTEFLLLGLSENPKQQQLLFIIFLTMYLVTGLGNLLIILAIATDPRLHTPMYFFLANLAFVDICFTSTTIPKMLANHVSGHKGIPYAGCLTQMFFFIWFAGIDSFLLAAMAYDRYVAICHPLHYTTSVTPQLCGFLVAASWTAAFGNALTHTVLLTRLSFCTHNRVPHFFCDLSPLLKLACSDIFLNNIMVYTVGALPIITPFVGILVSYIRIFATVLRIPSTRGKQKAFSTCGSHLSVVSLFYGTLIGVYFSPMSSHTAQKDTAAAVMYTVVTPMLNPFIYSLRNSDMKGALGALINRKPVFSQ, encoded by the coding sequence ATGGCCATGGAAGATGCAAATCTCACGTCAGTCACTGAGTTCCTGCTCCTGGGCCTTTCAGAGAACCCCAAGCAACAGCAGCTGCTGTTCATAATCTTCCTGACTATGTACCTGGTCACGGGGCTGGGAAACCTGCTCATCATCCTGGCTATCGCCACTGACCCCCGACTCCACacgcccatgtacttcttcctggcTAACTTGGCCTTTGTGGACATTTGCTTCACCTCCACCACCATTCCCAAGATGCTAGCCAACCACGTATCAGGACACAAAGGGATCCCTTATGCGGGCTGCCTGACCCAGATGTTCTTCTTCATCTGGTTTGCTGGCATCGATAGCTTCCTGCTGGCTgccatggcctatgaccgctatgtggccatctgtcacCCTCTGCACTACACCACATCTGTAACGCCACAGCTCTGTGGATTCCTGGTGGCTGCATCCTGGACTGCAGCCTTCGGGAATGCCCTAACCCACACTGTATTACTGACTCGCCTCTCATTCTGCACCCACAACCGGGTTCCCCATTTCTTTTGTGACCTCAGCCCTCTGCTGAAGTTGGCCTGCTCTGACATCTTTCTCAATAATATAATGGTGTACACTGTGGGCGCCCTACCCATCATCACACCCTTTGTGGGCATCTTGGTCTCCTACATACGCATCTTTGCCACGGTGCTAAGGATCCCTTCCACCAGAGGCAAGCAGAAAGCTTTCTCCACCTGTGGCTCTCATCTGTCTGTGGTGTCCCTATTCTACGGGACACTCATTGGGGTTTATTTCAGCCCAATGTCCTCCCACACGGCCCAGAAGGACACAGCCGCTGCGGTGATGTACACCGTGGTCACTCCCATGCTGAACCCCTTCATCTACAGCCTACGCAACAGTGACATGAAGGGGGCTTTGGGGGCCCTCATCAATAGGAAGCCAGTTTTTAGTCAGTGA